A stretch of Cicer arietinum cultivar CDC Frontier isolate Library 1 chromosome 5, Cicar.CDCFrontier_v2.0, whole genome shotgun sequence DNA encodes these proteins:
- the LOC140920323 gene encoding ABC transporter C family member 12-like, whose amino-acid sequence MGFEPLIWYCKPEPNSIWDKIVDSTFGSYTPCAINTLVNSTSNLVLMGLCLYRIWLISCNVKAQRFCLKSNYYNYMLGMLACYCAFQPVLRLLTGNSVFNLNEETGFAPFEITALVIESLTWISMIILILLETKVYIRQFSWLVRFGVIYVLVGDIVMLDLLLSVKDYSNRSALFLYISTVIFQVLFGTLLLVYIPNLVQYSHHTTIQAEIPENGEYEPLCGDDQVFPEMRANLLSSE is encoded by the exons atggGTTTTGAACCATTAATTTGGTACTGCAAACCAGAACCAAACAGTATTTGGGATAAAATTGTAGATAGTACTTTTGGGTCATATACACCTTGTGCAATCAACACTCTTGTTAACTCCACTTCAAATTTGGTTCTTATGGGATTGTGCTTATATAGAATATGGCTTATCAGTTGTAATGTTAAAGCTCaaaggttttgtttgaaatcaaattacTATAATTATATGCTTGGAATGCTGGCTTGTTATTGTGCTTTTCAGCCTGTGTTGAGATTGCTGACCGGAAATTCAGTCTTCAACCTGAATGAGGAAACTGGTTTTGCTCCTTTTGAG ATAACAGCTCTGGTCATTGAATCACTTACTTGGATCTCAATGATAATTCTCATCCTCTTGGAAACCAAGGTTTATATTAGGCAATTTAGTTGGTTGGTAAGGTTTGGAGTTATTTATGTTTTGGTGGGAGATATTGTAATGCTTGACCTTCTTCTGTCAGTCAAAGATTACTCTAACAG ATCTGCCCTATTTCTGTATATTAGCACTGTTATCTTCCAG GTGTTGTTTGGTACCTTACTTCTAGTTTACATTCCTAATTTggttcaatattctcatcatacAACAATCCAAGCTGAAATACCTGAAAATGGTGAATATGAACCACTTTGTGGAGATGATCAAGTTTTCCCGGAGATGCGCGCCAATTTATTATCTAGTGAGTAA